In Anaerostipes hadrus ATCC 29173 = JCM 17467, a single genomic region encodes these proteins:
- a CDS encoding DUF4209 domain-containing protein: MSIYELLNQIIVDKKYTLLSSLFTDADKKKLPEEERYIFDLVKNISSLGMKIDNNGIEFHPMLVMADGRRAFSIEDISEDDYLKLQNLELEKLPLILRARIADILWVNKKEFVAAKIAANTYWKLFILWYEANENIASLDMIQRAVCISVQTKQDTLYNEIQEWLNNFIKSNTASSDGFFLLRIIELFFYQKGFDVSIFLKVLDDLINDSDNNVIKVEQAYELKIQCLSKLKRNDEAKQNKIMWANYYVDFAEKIFQNNIQDALRAVNYYQKGIMLYRDNGETQKAENTHRRLVEIQKEIPKIMVPFTKEIDIKGVIENLKINMDGLTFEESILRLTQMLVFEKYEDIKERVIKRYNENPIAHLFEKKLINAEGQTVLVLPPLDIHNPEKNLKFLKLHMYQNALEQQKLLGDIWIKNALSLLREKFVIDDSKMKFLVKDNLIIPDGRERIFQSGLYMFINGDYYEAIHILAPQVEKLFRNIAREVGGLTITLESDGSSLEKVLSSVFSLPEMLDCYDNDILFTFRGLLNERAGANIRNEIAHGIMDEYTCSTGACLYLGVAVIKLLSLTSHSCYQIFKNSEKLKHFEMPSKDAFKVIR; the protein is encoded by the coding sequence GTGAGTATATATGAATTATTGAATCAAATTATTGTAGATAAAAAATATACATTATTATCTAGTTTGTTTACGGATGCTGACAAGAAAAAATTACCTGAAGAAGAAAGATATATTTTTGATTTAGTAAAAAATATATCTTCATTAGGCATGAAAATTGATAATAATGGAATAGAATTCCATCCTATGCTTGTAATGGCAGATGGTAGACGTGCTTTTTCAATTGAAGATATATCCGAAGATGATTATTTAAAATTGCAGAATTTGGAATTAGAGAAATTACCATTAATTTTGCGTGCACGAATTGCTGATATATTGTGGGTAAATAAAAAAGAATTTGTTGCTGCAAAAATTGCGGCCAATACATATTGGAAATTATTTATTCTTTGGTATGAGGCTAATGAAAATATTGCTTCACTTGATATGATACAAAGAGCTGTATGTATTTCAGTGCAAACAAAACAAGATACATTATATAATGAAATACAAGAGTGGCTTAATAATTTTATTAAGAGTAATACTGCAAGTAGTGATGGTTTTTTCTTGCTGCGAATAATAGAGTTGTTTTTTTATCAAAAAGGATTCGATGTATCTATATTTTTAAAAGTGTTAGATGATTTGATCAATGATAGTGATAATAACGTTATTAAAGTTGAACAAGCCTATGAATTAAAGATACAGTGCTTATCTAAATTAAAAAGAAATGACGAAGCGAAACAAAATAAAATAATGTGGGCAAATTATTATGTAGATTTTGCTGAGAAGATATTTCAGAATAATATTCAAGATGCATTAAGGGCAGTTAATTATTATCAAAAAGGGATAATGTTATATCGAGATAATGGAGAAACTCAAAAAGCAGAAAATACACATAGAAGATTAGTTGAAATACAGAAAGAAATTCCTAAAATAATGGTACCATTTACCAAGGAAATTGATATAAAAGGTGTTATTGAAAATCTTAAAATCAATATGGATGGATTAACTTTTGAGGAAAGTATCCTTAGGTTAACACAAATGCTTGTATTTGAGAAGTATGAAGATATTAAAGAACGTGTGATAAAAAGATATAATGAAAATCCTATAGCTCATTTATTTGAAAAAAAATTAATTAATGCTGAGGGACAAACAGTGTTAGTATTGCCACCATTAGATATTCATAACCCAGAAAAAAATTTAAAATTTTTGAAATTGCATATGTATCAAAATGCGTTAGAACAACAAAAACTTTTAGGGGATATTTGGATTAAAAATGCATTGTCTTTATTGAGGGAAAAGTTTGTTATTGATGACTCAAAGATGAAATTTTTAGTGAAAGACAATTTGATTATTCCAGATGGAAGAGAACGCATATTTCAAAGTGGATTGTACATGTTTATAAATGGGGATTATTATGAAGCAATTCATATTCTTGCACCACAAGTAGAAAAACTTTTTAGAAACATTGCTCGAGAGGTGGGTGGCTTGACAATAACATTAGAAAGTGATGGTTCATCTCTGGAAAAGGTATTAAGTTCTGTTTTTTCTTTACCTGAAATGTTAGATTGTTATGATAATGATATTTTATTTACATTTAGAGGTTTACTAAATGAACGAGCAGGTGCTAATATAAGAAATGAAATTGCACATGGTATTATGGATGAATATACTTGCTCTACAGGTGCTTGTTTATATTTGGGAGTAGCAGTTATAAAGTTACTTTCGTTAACTTCTCATTCTTGCTATCAGATTTTTAAAAATAGTGAGAAGTTAAAACATTTTGAGATGCCGAGTAAGGATGCGTTCAAAGTAATTCGTTAA
- a CDS encoding nitrilase-related carbon-nitrogen hydrolase, protein MDKKLVEDAYRKLKGSVYLDKTVPFLRMRIAEYEEYNIDEKLTDLYEAIQEENKWINYENKILKSIKVLTFPKKIRNKNEIEDTKSIVISNINGEDIEIEKYNNFIDMSVDGHILGILWILKIGYKIDEKLYENCYGNRLNENLMFDGQKTTASPNLFKPYFNQYESWRNNGLNLAREKAGTKSLIITMLDLTRYYYNVEITEKIYDKMTVDFCKDIDDLDIIKRLNRFVYKVFETYSKKCGYKNANILPIGFLPANIIANQYLKDVDLMIDKVSDISYYGRYVDDMLLLMEIPDDEAPKLKKQILKKGNQYIFDYMIKKLSKENILGKNEDESFYLKNYEKLVFQGEKFRFFYIDKDGYDTIIDKIHNDICKNTSEFNYIPETAVEEFGTEILRIERDDSVNKLRSINKTTIDKYAMSKILGKNILMSKFTERKIVEKFTKSLEQILDYKETLNNYTLWESILNYYVINKYSKGIVHLSQVVFQAINHMDENTNKSEEYGYLKSNEIENVGDSLIYYYLSCLTRSTAIFWGEDVDHAIAETSIIFQGCEKYKKYDNLYNIDVIEKIRELYCRSRMINKSLLPINIENFMEEIQPNVSVEDNKNFLPLTQYMEYGLKNPYIKNNRKYAPYILSPFEILFGELLRSIKNGNRTLYSDQECVEILYRKYAENFGENKGTILERYISVQSFENEHSLIKIKSKSKKEMHIAVANVKMNGDDIADILNDKTRDVSNRCKEIGRILNEAIRNHVDLLVFPEAYIPLEYLEILQKKSAKHNMVIIGGIEHIKHEHLVYNLTTTILPIKISETSYAVPFFHQKKYFSPRELKDVEKVRCEPAKGQKHTLFEWNGIKFVTYCCYELTSIKLRQTFQGQADILCGVEWNKDTHYFGNIMEALSRDMYCYCVQANMSEYGDSRIVQPTKKDYANILRVKGGENASVLIGTVDIERLRKCRKGLEISGPFKPLPAGWGEI, encoded by the coding sequence ATGGATAAGAAATTAGTTGAAGATGCATATAGAAAATTAAAAGGGAGTGTATATTTAGATAAAACAGTACCGTTTTTAAGAATGCGAATAGCAGAATATGAGGAATACAATATAGATGAAAAATTGACAGATCTTTATGAGGCAATTCAAGAGGAAAATAAATGGATAAATTATGAAAATAAAATCTTGAAATCTATAAAAGTATTAACATTCCCTAAGAAAATAAGAAATAAAAATGAGATAGAAGACACTAAGTCCATTGTAATCTCTAATATAAACGGTGAGGATATAGAAATAGAAAAATATAATAATTTTATAGATATGTCAGTGGATGGTCATATACTAGGAATATTGTGGATACTAAAAATAGGATATAAAATAGATGAGAAATTATATGAAAATTGCTATGGGAATCGATTAAATGAAAATTTAATGTTTGATGGACAAAAAACAACAGCATCTCCTAATTTATTTAAACCATATTTTAATCAATATGAAAGTTGGAGAAATAATGGATTAAATTTAGCTAGAGAAAAGGCAGGAACAAAAAGTTTAATAATAACAATGTTAGATTTAACCAGATATTATTACAATGTAGAAATTACAGAGAAAATATATGACAAAATGACAGTAGATTTTTGTAAGGATATAGATGATCTAGACATTATAAAAAGATTGAATAGGTTTGTTTATAAAGTTTTTGAAACATATTCAAAGAAATGTGGATATAAAAATGCTAATATTTTACCAATAGGATTTCTACCAGCTAATATTATAGCAAATCAATATTTGAAAGATGTAGATCTTATGATTGATAAAGTTTCAGATATTTCATATTATGGTCGCTATGTTGATGATATGTTGTTATTAATGGAAATTCCAGATGATGAGGCTCCTAAATTAAAGAAACAAATTCTAAAAAAGGGGAATCAATATATTTTTGATTATATGATAAAAAAACTAAGCAAAGAAAATATATTGGGAAAGAATGAAGATGAATCTTTTTATCTTAAAAATTATGAAAAACTAGTATTTCAAGGAGAAAAGTTTCGATTTTTTTATATAGATAAAGATGGCTATGATACAATTATTGATAAAATACATAATGATATTTGCAAAAATACGAGTGAATTTAATTATATTCCAGAAACGGCAGTAGAAGAATTCGGAACAGAGATTCTTAGAATTGAAAGAGATGATAGTGTTAATAAATTAAGATCAATTAACAAAACGACTATTGATAAATATGCTATGTCAAAGATATTAGGCAAAAATATTTTGATGTCTAAATTTACAGAAAGAAAAATTGTAGAAAAATTCACAAAGAGTTTAGAACAAATATTAGACTATAAAGAGACGTTGAATAATTATACGTTATGGGAAAGTATTCTTAATTATTATGTAATCAATAAATATAGTAAAGGCATAGTGCATTTGTCTCAAGTTGTATTTCAAGCAATTAATCATATGGATGAAAACACCAATAAATCTGAAGAATATGGGTACTTAAAAAGTAACGAAATTGAAAATGTGGGGGACTCTTTAATATATTATTATTTGTCTTGTTTGACAAGATCAACAGCAATATTTTGGGGAGAAGATGTTGATCATGCAATAGCAGAAACGAGTATTATATTTCAAGGTTGTGAGAAATATAAAAAATATGATAATTTATACAATATAGATGTTATAGAAAAAATTCGAGAATTATATTGTAGATCGAGAATGATTAACAAATCGTTATTGCCTATTAATATAGAAAATTTCATGGAAGAAATTCAGCCGAATGTTTCAGTGGAAGATAATAAGAATTTTTTACCATTAACTCAATATATGGAATATGGTTTAAAGAATCCATATATAAAAAATAATCGAAAATATGCACCCTATATACTAAGTCCATTTGAAATTTTATTTGGTGAGTTACTTAGATCAATTAAAAATGGAAATAGAACTTTATATTCAGATCAAGAATGTGTGGAAATCTTGTATAGAAAATATGCAGAAAATTTTGGAGAGAATAAAGGAACTATTTTGGAGAGATATATTTCAGTACAATCTTTTGAAAATGAACATTCTTTAATAAAGATTAAGAGTAAATCAAAAAAAGAAATGCATATTGCAGTTGCTAATGTGAAAATGAATGGAGACGATATTGCAGATATATTAAATGACAAAACAAGAGATGTTTCAAATAGATGTAAAGAAATAGGGCGAATCTTAAATGAAGCAATACGCAATCATGTAGATTTATTGGTTTTTCCTGAAGCATATATTCCATTGGAATATTTGGAGATATTGCAAAAGAAATCGGCAAAACATAATATGGTGATAATAGGTGGAATTGAACATATAAAACATGAACATCTAGTGTATAATTTAACAACTACAATTTTACCTATAAAAATTAGTGAGACATCATATGCAGTGCCATTTTTTCACCAAAAAAAATATTTTTCACCACGGGAGTTAAAGGATGTAGAAAAGGTAAGATGTGAACCGGCTAAAGGACAGAAGCATACATTGTTTGAATGGAATGGTATAAAATTTGTAACGTATTGTTGTTATGAATTAACATCAATAAAATTAAGACAGACTTTTCAAGGGCAGGCAGATATTTTGTGTGGAGTAGAATGGAATAAAGATACACATTATTTTGGAAATATTATGGAAGCATTAAGTAGAGATATGTATTGCTATTGTGTACAAGCTAATATGTCAGAATATGGGGATAGTAGAATTGTACAACCGACAAAAAAAGATTATGCAAATATTCTAAGAGTAAAGGGTGGAGAAAATGCTTCGGTATTGATTGGTACGGTTGATATAGAAAGATTAAGAAAATGTAGAAAAGGTTTGGAAATTAGTGGACCATTTAAACCATTACCTGCGGGATGGGGTGAAATTTAG
- a CDS encoding stage III sporulation protein AE, with amino-acid sequence MKQRIFLLTLLFLLILTRTNDISAKETKLNEDMFTNVENTLKDKEINLSYTQLVKQLIDGNVKGVLHTIKAKMKEVFLNRMLIQKDLIREILLIAFTAAIFKNLSDSFFQQSTANSAFYITYVILCGVMVHSFFYLNKTVTQLVTLMADYMKGMIMAYSLAVVSTSGITTSTTVYEFYLLLIYAMTTLTNVVLLPMIKILFVLKIINHISKEEHFSRLCKTLEGVIKFLLKGFLSVLLGVQLIQSMILPAVDSMKNTVLQKGMSAIPGIGSGLNSAMTMVIGSAVVIKNSIGAVGILVLIVIIVPPVIEITAVVLTYLLAGIMIQPISDKRITGAMDAVIQSGKLMLSMIFTMALLFILSVALIAFSTNVNYYAG; translated from the coding sequence ATGAAACAAAGAATATTCCTGCTAACCTTGCTGTTTTTACTGATCCTTACAAGAACAAATGATATTTCAGCCAAAGAAACAAAACTCAACGAAGATATGTTTACCAATGTGGAAAACACCTTAAAAGACAAAGAGATCAATCTATCTTATACACAATTAGTAAAACAGCTGATCGACGGAAATGTAAAAGGTGTTCTGCATACGATCAAAGCCAAAATGAAAGAGGTCTTTTTAAACCGTATGTTGATCCAAAAAGACTTGATCAGAGAAATCCTTCTGATCGCATTTACCGCAGCCATCTTTAAAAATCTGTCCGATTCCTTTTTTCAGCAAAGCACAGCCAATAGTGCATTTTATATTACTTATGTGATCCTATGCGGTGTCATGGTACATTCCTTTTTTTATTTAAACAAAACAGTGACGCAGCTCGTTACCTTAATGGCAGATTATATGAAAGGAATGATCATGGCATATTCACTGGCTGTTGTCTCAACTTCCGGGATCACGACATCAACGACAGTTTATGAATTCTATCTTCTGCTGATCTATGCAATGACAACCCTTACAAATGTTGTATTACTTCCGATGATCAAGATCTTATTTGTCCTAAAGATCATCAACCATATATCAAAAGAAGAACATTTTTCAAGACTATGTAAAACGCTCGAAGGTGTGATCAAGTTTTTGCTCAAAGGATTCCTAAGTGTCCTGTTAGGAGTCCAGCTGATCCAGTCAATGATCCTGCCAGCCGTTGATTCCATGAAAAATACAGTTCTCCAAAAAGGAATGAGTGCCATTCCAGGAATCGGAAGTGGTTTGAATTCAGCCATGACCATGGTCATCGGTTCGGCAGTTGTGATCAAAAACAGCATCGGAGCCGTTGGGATCCTTGTACTGATCGTGATCATCGTGCCACCAGTTATAGAGATCACAGCAGTTGTTCTTACCTATCTGCTGGCAGGGATCATGATTCAGCCCATATCCGACAAAAGGATTACCGGAGCGATGGATGCAGTCATTCAAAGCGGGAAATTAATGCTTTCGATGATCTTTACGATGGCACTATTATTTATCCTGTCCGTGGCATTGATCGCATTCTCAACCAACGTTAATTATTATGCGGGGTAA
- a CDS encoding SpoIIIAH-like family protein: MKKVFQKNQMIIMTLAVVIAVAGYVNYSQKYDSDGAKNSKTKTVSKNVAKESAAAVTDDVTDVGEAVLTNAQVSNYVAKAKLEREQTHSKAKDTLEEIIKDKTVKDSVKQDAVDKLAMLSEQMEMETAAENLLGAKGFLNSIVTITNGKVDVLVNKKDLSKVERSQIEDIVVRKVGCQLGDVVISSIKTEE, from the coding sequence ATGAAAAAAGTATTTCAGAAAAATCAGATGATCATCATGACCCTAGCGGTCGTGATTGCTGTTGCAGGGTATGTAAATTATAGTCAGAAATACGATTCGGATGGGGCGAAGAATAGTAAGACGAAGACAGTTTCAAAGAACGTGGCAAAAGAGAGTGCGGCAGCAGTGACCGATGACGTTACCGATGTTGGGGAAGCGGTGCTTACAAATGCACAGGTTAGTAATTATGTGGCAAAGGCGAAACTTGAGAGGGAGCAGACACATAGTAAGGCGAAGGATACATTGGAAGAGATTATTAAGGATAAGACAGTGAAGGATAGTGTGAAACAGGATGCGGTGGATAAGCTGGCAATGTTGTCAGAGCAGATGGAGATGGAGACTGCAGCGGAGAATCTGCTGGGGGCTAAGGGATTTTTGAATAGTATTGTTACGATTACGAATGGGAAGGTAGATGTGTTGGTGAATAAGAAGGATCTGTCGAAGGTTGAGAGGAGTCAGATTGAGGATATTGTGGTGAGGAAAGTGGGGTGCCAGTTGGGGGATGTGGTGATTAGTAGTATTAAGACGGAGGAGTAG
- a CDS encoding SpoIIIAC/SpoIIIAD family protein — protein MIKVAVFGIVASLIAMKIKTIRPEIAVVIAVISSILLAMYGLKQMEEILTVFEMIRSYSKIPQSYFQILLKLIGISFICEFASNICKDAGQASIAKQIEFAGKLAILIVGLPVFESLLGTIQKLLGNGI, from the coding sequence ATGATAAAAGTTGCAGTCTTTGGGATCGTTGCAAGTCTGATCGCCATGAAGATCAAAACGATCCGTCCAGAGATCGCAGTCGTGATCGCAGTGATCTCAAGCATTCTTCTGGCAATGTATGGTCTAAAACAAATGGAGGAAATACTAACCGTGTTTGAGATGATCCGGTCCTATTCAAAAATCCCACAAAGCTACTTCCAGATCCTTTTAAAACTGATCGGTATCTCCTTCATCTGCGAGTTTGCATCCAACATCTGTAAAGATGCAGGACAGGCATCGATTGCAAAGCAGATCGAGTTTGCAGGGAAATTAGCGATCCTGATCGTTGGACTTCCAGTCTTTGAATCGCTGCTTGGAACGATTCAGAAACTATTAGGAAATGGCATATGA
- a CDS encoding stage III sporulation protein AG, protein MIEREKLQHLIENIGIPKLCLILLLGISLIIVSIPSGKTKKNAQSTETTAKEDSTDLYVKKQERRLVNALKHVEGVGKVKVMITVNSSKEAVVNKDSPYEQSSSEKEKTVKEDEQTVLVEEDGKKVPYVIKEVEPVVEGVVVVAQGGGNDIIKNQIVEAVSVLFHISSYKVKVLKMEDS, encoded by the coding sequence ATGATAGAGAGGGAAAAACTACAACATCTGATCGAAAATATCGGCATTCCAAAACTTTGCCTGATCTTACTTCTTGGCATCAGCCTGATCATCGTAAGCATCCCATCCGGGAAGACAAAGAAGAACGCACAAAGCACTGAAACCACAGCAAAAGAAGATTCTACTGATCTCTATGTGAAAAAGCAGGAGAGGCGATTGGTCAATGCATTAAAACATGTAGAAGGAGTCGGAAAAGTAAAAGTGATGATCACCGTTAATTCATCCAAAGAAGCCGTCGTAAATAAAGACAGTCCCTACGAACAAAGCAGCAGTGAAAAAGAAAAAACGGTCAAAGAAGATGAACAGACTGTCTTAGTCGAAGAAGATGGAAAGAAAGTCCCATATGTGATCAAAGAAGTAGAACCAGTTGTCGAAGGAGTGGTCGTTGTCGCCCAAGGCGGCGGGAATGATATTATAAAGAATCAGATCGTTGAAGCAGTTTCTGTGTTATTTCATATTTCATCTTATAAAGTGAAAGTCTTAAAAATGGAGGATTCCTAA
- a CDS encoding metallophosphoesterase, protein MIYNDLQLDTINLDAKNIIAKLKNRELDITNIPEEFALDMKIVRAERQLGLRKSKRRGFDIIRQKFFVEEEWLCRDWMNNWGYKENKITFDTFEEYYNFLDGDIYENACYYQYSFKDDFSKILKLNIKKLKRKKCFISENIDDYKNPLLKEEMDFYIESEHRKKDFKQWIRKFNNCDTYEEFKNVCDEYENSEMKSYAEIMFFQYARSNKPDNKHLDILMEYLSKDYYGDNIVQGLCLIYNPKEVAEKYNYSQNSKIVNKRHINLIKKFVDDFENNNNIEKTVVAYFDKNIHYFFEKTMIDWYVINRDRKQRRRSRVYQAFENFNDFIKYRNGDLRECDLSDAFGLDMDLSKYVIDDTTKLPVERNQKLEYEVEKTYENEKFLVKKTWYNKYGYEVKEQTFDFTYFFDFIAFLKGDLSDANLIFCTGMKNLLDIKDINLKNAKLTSQVCKSLNIMYDKYIYDKKLVQEFACVEDNEKQMESEKIESKKYGISVDNMDVEGDYRISYISDLHLLHRIAHAECESKEDIYYLIYKIADNIVKESDEIILIGGDVSSTFSIFRLFVKILRKIADQSYVKKEFVFVLGNHELWNFPELSLNQIVEKYRNFLEEYDMYLLHNDLMYKDNKNETNIIPYNKLMHFKDSNIIEKLKSSRMVILGGLAFSGYNKKFNANQGIYRETIDRDVEIVESKKFEKLYYKLEKLLDKKNTIIFTHTPKKDWCANESCHKKFVYVSGHTHKSMFHDDGVERIYANNQIGYRNENPHLKNFLLSGEYDCFDYYKDGIYEITSEQYRDFAKGKNINMTFNRKVLILYMLKKKGYYCFIYKTKTGSLCILNGGASKKLDKKDIQFYFDNMELMISTVKNPLDKYTKYQQRISDEIKKIGGSGRIHGCIIDIDYYNHVYVNPIGLEIVSYWASDIINKIVYPNIISLLKEKCPTLYFDYLKAIEMQDDNSVLLKGHRNEKVALEPQKYLETDIYRISVEIKKMQKLYSNILTSWYDTEQLKINSNNQEIDICQNNNLLKDK, encoded by the coding sequence ATGATATATAATGATTTACAACTAGATACAATAAATTTAGATGCTAAAAATATTATCGCAAAATTAAAAAATAGAGAATTGGATATAACGAATATTCCAGAAGAATTTGCTTTAGATATGAAGATTGTAAGAGCTGAAAGACAACTTGGATTAAGAAAGAGTAAGCGAAGAGGATTTGATATTATTAGACAAAAATTTTTTGTGGAAGAGGAATGGCTATGTAGAGATTGGATGAATAATTGGGGGTATAAAGAAAATAAAATTACATTTGACACCTTTGAAGAATATTATAATTTTTTAGATGGTGATATATATGAAAATGCATGTTATTATCAATATTCATTTAAGGATGATTTTTCCAAAATATTAAAATTAAATATAAAAAAATTAAAGAGAAAGAAATGTTTTATATCTGAAAACATAGATGATTATAAAAATCCATTATTAAAAGAAGAAATGGATTTTTATATTGAATCAGAGCATCGAAAGAAGGATTTTAAACAATGGATAAGAAAATTTAATAATTGTGATACATACGAAGAATTTAAAAACGTATGTGATGAATATGAAAATTCTGAAATGAAAAGCTATGCAGAAATTATGTTTTTTCAATATGCACGTTCAAATAAGCCCGATAACAAACATTTAGATATACTAATGGAATATTTATCAAAAGATTATTATGGAGACAACATTGTACAAGGGTTATGTTTAATTTATAATCCGAAAGAAGTAGCTGAAAAATATAATTATTCACAGAATTCTAAAATTGTAAATAAAAGACATATAAATTTAATCAAAAAATTTGTAGATGATTTTGAAAATAATAACAATATAGAAAAAACAGTGGTTGCTTATTTTGATAAAAATATACATTATTTTTTTGAGAAAACAATGATTGATTGGTATGTGATTAATAGAGATAGAAAGCAGAGACGTAGAAGTCGAGTATATCAAGCTTTTGAAAATTTTAATGACTTTATTAAGTATAGAAATGGAGATTTGAGGGAATGTGATTTATCTGATGCGTTTGGTTTAGATATGGATTTGTCGAAATATGTAATAGATGATACAACAAAATTACCAGTAGAGAGAAATCAAAAATTAGAATATGAGGTGGAAAAAACATATGAAAATGAGAAATTTTTAGTAAAAAAAACTTGGTATAATAAATATGGATATGAAGTAAAAGAACAAACATTTGATTTTACATATTTTTTTGACTTTATTGCTTTTTTAAAAGGAGATTTATCAGATGCAAACTTAATTTTTTGTACAGGAATGAAAAATCTTTTAGATATAAAAGATATTAATTTAAAGAACGCTAAATTGACGAGCCAGGTATGTAAATCGTTAAATATTATGTATGATAAATATATCTATGATAAAAAGTTGGTACAAGAGTTTGCATGTGTAGAAGATAATGAAAAGCAGATGGAGTCGGAAAAGATTGAGTCAAAGAAATATGGTATTTCAGTTGATAATATGGATGTGGAAGGAGATTATAGAATTAGTTATATATCAGATTTACATTTACTTCACAGAATAGCTCATGCTGAATGTGAATCAAAAGAAGATATATATTATTTGATTTATAAAATTGCTGATAATATAGTAAAAGAAAGTGATGAGATAATCTTGATTGGAGGAGATGTATCATCAACATTTTCAATATTTAGATTGTTTGTGAAGATACTTAGAAAAATTGCAGATCAAAGCTATGTAAAGAAAGAATTTGTATTTGTTCTTGGAAATCATGAGCTATGGAATTTTCCAGAGTTATCATTGAATCAGATTGTCGAAAAATATAGAAATTTTTTAGAAGAATATGATATGTATTTGTTACATAACGATTTAATGTATAAAGATAATAAAAATGAAACTAATATTATACCATATAATAAATTGATGCATTTTAAAGATAGTAATATTATAGAAAAATTGAAATCTTCAAGAATGGTTATATTAGGAGGACTTGCATTTTCAGGATATAATAAAAAGTTTAATGCCAATCAGGGAATATATAGAGAAACTATTGACAGGGATGTTGAAATTGTAGAGAGTAAAAAGTTTGAAAAATTATATTATAAGTTAGAAAAATTATTAGACAAGAAAAATACTATTATTTTTACGCATACACCAAAAAAAGATTGGTGTGCAAATGAAAGTTGTCATAAAAAATTTGTATATGTTAGTGGACATACACATAAGTCGATGTTTCATGATGATGGTGTGGAAAGGATATATGCAAATAATCAAATAGGATATAGGAATGAAAATCCACATTTAAAAAATTTTTTATTAAGTGGAGAGTATGATTGTTTTGATTATTATAAAGATGGAATTTATGAAATTACATCTGAGCAATATAGAGATTTTGCAAAAGGGAAAAATATAAATATGACATTTAATAGAAAAGTGTTGATATTATATATGTTAAAGAAAAAGGGATACTATTGCTTTATATATAAAACAAAAACAGGATCGTTATGTATATTAAATGGTGGGGCATCAAAAAAATTGGATAAAAAAGATATCCAATTTTATTTTGATAATATGGAATTAATGATATCTACAGTTAAGAATCCGTTGGATAAATATACAAAGTATCAACAAAGGATTTCAGATGAAATTAAGAAAATTGGTGGTAGTGGAAGAATCCATGGATGTATTATAGACATTGATTATTATAATCATGTATATGTAAATCCAATAGGATTGGAGATAGTATCTTATTGGGCATCGGATATAATTAATAAAATAGTATATCCTAATATAATATCATTGTTAAAAGAAAAGTGTCCTACATTATATTTTGATTATTTGAAAGCCATCGAGATGCAAGATGATAATAGTGTATTACTTAAGGGGCATAGAAATGAAAAAGTAGCGTTAGAACCACAGAAATATTTAGAAACGGATATTTATAGAATTTCTGTCGAAATTAAAAAAATGCAAAAATTGTATTCCAATATTCTAACAAGCTGGTATGACACAGAACAATTAAAAATAAATTCTAATAATCAGGAGATAGATATTTGTCAAAATAATAACTTATTGAAAGATAAATAA
- a CDS encoding stage III sporulation protein AF yields MEYLKMIIFFLILTTLIDQLCDKSIYRPYLRLMTGFMLISLMMQPISYYLSNEDIVTQAISTAVKGENNPAFLDGAKEEKQNQIKEQITTLFSQYDLKVLDVDSKVNEKGTIEKIDIKTDKLRHTKKLKTAISNFYNMKESNINISE; encoded by the coding sequence ATGGAATATCTGAAAATGATCATATTTTTTCTGATTTTAACAACACTGATCGATCAGCTCTGCGACAAAAGCATCTACCGTCCATACCTTCGGTTAATGACAGGATTTATGCTCATCTCCCTGATGATGCAGCCAATATCCTATTATTTATCCAACGAAGATATCGTGACACAGGCAATCTCAACCGCAGTCAAAGGAGAAAATAACCCTGCATTTTTAGATGGTGCAAAAGAAGAAAAACAAAATCAGATCAAAGAACAGATCACAACATTATTTTCACAGTACGATCTCAAAGTATTAGACGTTGACTCAAAGGTAAATGAAAAAGGAACCATCGAGAAGATCGACATCAAAACAGACAAGCTTCGTCATACAAAGAAACTAAAAACCGCAATTTCAAACTTCTATAATATGAAGGAATCTAATATAAATATAAGTGAGTAG